One stretch of Streptomyces agglomeratus DNA includes these proteins:
- a CDS encoding carbohydrate ABC transporter permease, producing the protein MTTTAPTTGTGQGPARPKQSLAGRIAARASGGAVSVFLVLVALFWLMPTIGLLFSSLRSPTDIAETGWWKVFTAPSELTLDNYANLLDNNTIVDSLFSTIMITVPSTLLVVVIGSLAGYAFAWMDFPGRDWWFLVVVGLLVVPVQVALVPVSELFGKIGIFETTAGVVLFHVAFGLPFAIFLLRNFFAEIPKELLEAARLDGAGEIRLFTRVVLPLGGPAIASLGIFQFLWVWNDMLVALIFADSANPPITVALQRQVRQFGNNIDILAPGAFISMVIPLIVFFAFQRQFVSGVMAGAVK; encoded by the coding sequence ATGACCACCACGGCCCCCACGACCGGCACCGGCCAGGGCCCCGCCCGGCCCAAGCAGTCCCTCGCCGGGCGGATCGCGGCGCGCGCGAGCGGCGGCGCGGTGAGCGTCTTCCTCGTCCTGGTCGCGCTGTTCTGGCTGATGCCGACGATCGGGCTGCTGTTCTCGTCGCTGCGCAGCCCCACGGACATCGCGGAGACGGGCTGGTGGAAGGTCTTCACCGCCCCCTCCGAACTCACCCTCGACAACTACGCCAATCTCCTCGACAACAACACGATCGTCGACTCCCTGTTCAGCACGATCATGATCACCGTTCCGTCGACCCTGCTGGTCGTGGTGATCGGCTCGCTGGCCGGCTACGCCTTCGCGTGGATGGACTTCCCGGGACGCGACTGGTGGTTCCTGGTGGTCGTCGGCCTGCTGGTGGTTCCGGTGCAGGTCGCGCTCGTACCCGTCTCGGAGCTGTTCGGCAAGATCGGAATCTTCGAGACGACGGCGGGCGTGGTCCTCTTCCACGTCGCCTTCGGCCTGCCCTTCGCCATCTTCCTCCTCCGCAACTTCTTCGCGGAGATCCCCAAGGAACTCCTGGAGGCGGCGCGGCTCGACGGCGCGGGTGAGATCCGGCTCTTCACGCGCGTGGTGCTGCCGCTCGGCGGCCCCGCCATCGCCTCGCTCGGCATCTTCCAGTTCCTGTGGGTCTGGAACGACATGCTGGTCGCGCTGATCTTCGCCGACTCGGCGAACCCGCCGATCACGGTGGCGCTCCAGCGCCAGGTCCGGCAGTTCGGCAACAACATCGACATCCTGGCGCCCGGCGCCTTCATCTCGATGGTCATCCCGCTGATCGTCTTCTTCGCGTTCCAGCGGCAGTTCGTGTCCGGTGTGATGGCCGGCGCGGTGAAGTAG
- a CDS encoding carbohydrate ABC transporter permease, with protein MTGTRKTIAVGFLLPALVLLGALVVYPIGYSVYRSFFDKSGDSFAGLDNFVEIFTDDTILTAVKNNAIWVVVAPAVSTALGLIFAVLTERIRWGTAFKLLVFMPMAISMLAAGIIFRLVYEQNPERGVANAVAVSVHDMFSESAGFPKARPLPVHPLEAGGGGSFVTKQPVRAGEPVLLPLIGVPPAKMPGDAETAAPAGTEPDKVTGTAWLDFTRGGGGKPNAIDPKELGLKGIKVEAVKDGKVVDSATAGADGTFTLSSEADGAELRFPASNFREPYNGVDWLGPSLVTPAIIGSYVWMWAGFAMVLIAAGLAGLPRELLEAARVDGANEWQVFRRVTVPLLAPVLAVVLVTLMINVLKIFDLVFIIAPGSSQDDANVLALQLYRSSFGTDADPGIGSAIAVLLLLLVVPVMLFNIRRMRKESRR; from the coding sequence GTGACGGGCACACGCAAGACCATCGCGGTCGGCTTCCTGCTGCCCGCGCTCGTGCTGCTCGGCGCGCTCGTGGTCTACCCGATCGGGTACTCGGTCTACCGGTCCTTCTTCGACAAGTCGGGCGACAGCTTCGCCGGGCTCGACAACTTCGTCGAGATCTTCACCGACGACACCATCCTGACCGCCGTCAAGAACAACGCGATCTGGGTGGTCGTCGCACCGGCCGTCTCGACCGCGCTGGGGCTCATATTCGCCGTACTCACCGAACGCATCCGGTGGGGTACGGCGTTCAAACTGCTGGTCTTCATGCCGATGGCGATCTCGATGCTGGCCGCCGGCATCATCTTCCGTCTGGTGTACGAGCAGAATCCGGAGCGCGGGGTCGCCAACGCCGTCGCGGTGAGCGTCCACGACATGTTCTCCGAGTCGGCGGGCTTCCCGAAGGCCCGCCCGCTGCCGGTCCATCCGCTGGAGGCGGGCGGCGGCGGCTCCTTCGTCACCAAGCAGCCGGTCAGGGCGGGTGAGCCGGTCCTGCTGCCGCTGATCGGCGTCCCGCCCGCCAAGATGCCGGGCGACGCGGAGACCGCCGCGCCGGCCGGGACCGAGCCGGACAAGGTCACCGGCACCGCCTGGCTGGACTTCACCAGGGGCGGCGGCGGCAAGCCGAACGCCATCGACCCCAAGGAACTCGGCCTCAAGGGCATCAAGGTCGAGGCGGTCAAGGACGGCAAGGTCGTGGACTCGGCCACGGCCGGCGCCGACGGCACCTTCACCCTCTCCTCCGAGGCGGACGGAGCCGAACTCCGCTTCCCGGCCTCCAATTTCCGTGAGCCCTACAACGGCGTCGACTGGCTCGGCCCGAGTCTGGTGACACCCGCCATCATCGGCAGCTACGTGTGGATGTGGGCGGGCTTCGCGATGGTGCTGATCGCGGCCGGCCTCGCGGGCCTGCCGCGCGAACTGCTTGAGGCGGCCCGCGTCGACGGCGCCAACGAGTGGCAGGTCTTCCGCCGCGTCACGGTCCCGCTGCTGGCGCCCGTCCTCGCGGTGGTGCTGGTCACCCTCATGATCAACGTACTGAAGATCTTCGACCTCGTGTTCATCATCGCGCCGGGGTCGTCCCAGGACGACGCGAACGTACTGGCGCTCCAGCTCTACCGCTCGTCGTTCGGCACGGACGCGGACCCGGGCATCGGCAGCGCCATCGCCGTACTCCTCCTCCTGCTGGTCGTCCCGGTGATGCTCTTCAACATCCGCAGGATGCGAAAGGAGAGCCGCCGATGA